A genomic region of Fundulus heteroclitus isolate FHET01 unplaced genomic scaffold, MU-UCD_Fhet_4.1 scaffold_71, whole genome shotgun sequence contains the following coding sequences:
- the LOC118561772 gene encoding uncharacterized protein LOC118561772 isoform X1, giving the protein MKQTFTHRQAMVNDPVKSSEIFTTFPRFLDIKGMIEQDFSLMFGDDISARFLEKWPTHYRQKVLEQSRGLTQTSDLEDLLHNAESTTDELEDGWDSEMSSILLLIHLMPPSPHGRNKRPGKLSARQAIDHLVKFIKTGTSVEGHLDSITESRQPYLLAVGTQRSAIQKYFIVIDKHAIPCRSPDALASFDELFKAHFVFATSYNRDLANVYHFLQTAVYQIDAATTKVNPRVKEMRARMLH; this is encoded by the exons ATGAAACAGACCTTCACCCATCGCCAAGCAATGGTTAATGACCCAGTAAAGTCCTCTGAAATATTTACCACCTTTCcaagatttcttgacatcaagGGAATG ATAGAGCAGGATTTCAGTCTGATGTTTGGTGATGACATCTCCGCAAGGTTCCTGGAGAAGTGGCCTACTCACTACAGGCAGAAAGTCCTTGAACAAAGTCGTGGCCTCACCCAGACAAGCGACCTTGAAGATCTCCTTCATAACGCAGAATCCACAACAGACGAACTGGAAGATG gATGGGACAGTGAAATGTCATCCATCTTGCTCCTTATCCACCTCATGCCGCCATCACCTCATGGCCGCAACAAAAGACCAGGAAAGCTCTCTGCCAGACAAGCCATTGACCACCTTGTGAAATTTATCAAG ACTGGGACCAGTGTAGAGGGGCATCTGGACAGCATCACAGAGAGCCGTCAACCCTATCTGCTGGCTGTGGGGACCCAGAGGAGCGCCATACAAAAATACTTCATTGTGATTGACAAACATGCAATCCCATGTCGGTCACCAGATGCGCTTGCCTCTTTTGATGAACTTTTCAAAGCTCATTTCGTCTTCGCTACCTCGTACAACAGGGATCTGGCCAATGTCTACCACTTCTTGCAAACCGCTGTTTACCAGATTGATGCTGCTACAACTAAGGTGAATCCCAGGGTCAAAGAGATGAGAGCTCGGATGCTGCACTGA
- the LOC105923990 gene encoding toll-like receptor 2 type-2 has protein sequence MDSSTDRKAETVCMRHLTILMLILFFSPIWGETVNSDNGRPSCSRCDLHLCCNCSYNGFTSIPVVTDQALILNLSFNNISMVTQDDLTGHVRLRVLDLHGNRLAAIHPIAFDSLWSLEELDLSDNLLTVLNHRWFSKLEILLQLNLLNNPYSTLGSPPLFLGLVRLRRLMFGGPDLKELRKEDLSGVTNLDELTVHGSNLARYDSGTFGNIWPLGSVTLSLRGPFSTQPMMAAALLDDVCNPETQITLLDIHWKYSFPIQPFKESIRRIRNLSLHNLLMSDEATVSLMALIDGVPLRSLSIVGLTLTGEGRWIHANWTDLRSMDEFFVSDVTILDVLKFAMTVQIKFLLQHQKKLSIINSKMFLLSCYLTKLMVNTQYLDVSNNLLTDLTLSYMVCDDVETLQKLRVLNISGNPLKSLSALSHLATKLTRLTHLEVSRTGYSSMPPSCSWPSTLRYLNISRAKLTTTTPCLPKSLQVLDLSYNELKEFVLVLPFLRELHLSGNKFLRLPPGGSYPNLQTLTIQSNTLNIFGLSDLQSYRRLENLEAGYNKFVCSCEFVTFLRSQLVGSGDIKIKDGKHSYVCDSPLYLQGMAVGQVNLSIIQCQPVLFVSVSCGVALFLGMLLSVLLWRCHAFWYLKMTWAWLKAKRESQQRRRQKNMEGSEPLLSYDAFVSYSERDASWVENFLVPEMEEQSDTDSVNPTSPLTLCLHKRDFLPGHWIMDNIMTAIERSRRAVFVLSENFVQSDWCRYELDFSHFWLFEAGGDAAILILLEPLSKDAIPKRFCKLRKLMSSTTYLEWPQEEDRRPEFWRSLRNALKRDDELEN, from the exons ATGGACTCAAGTACAGACAGGAAGGCAGAGACAGTGTG TATGAGACATCTAACGATACTGATGCTAATCCTCTTCTTCTCGCCGATCTGGGGTGAGACGGTAAACAGCGATAATGGGAGGCCATCCTGCAGTCGCTGTGACCTGCATCTCTGCTGCAACTGCTCCTACAATGGATTCACCAGCATTCCTGTGGTGACAGACCAAGCTCTGATCCTCAATCTCTCCTTCAACAACATCAGCATGGTGACCCAAGATGACCTGACAGGACACGTCCGACTGAGGGTTCTGGATCTCCACG GTAACAGATTAGCTGCGATCCATCCAATAGCGTTCGACTCTCTTTGGAGCCTAGAGGAGCTGGACCTCTCTGACAACCTTCTGACGGTTCTCAACCACCGATGGTTCAGCAAGCTGGAGATTTTGCTGCAGCTCAATCTGCTTAACAACCCGTACAG CACGCTCGGTTCTCCACCATTGTTTCTCGGACTCGTCAGACTGAGAAGGCTGATGTTTGGAGGTCCAGATCTTAAGGAGCTGAGGAAAGAAGATCTTTCAGGAGTAACCAACCTCGATGAGCTTACAGTGCACGGCAGCAACCTGGCCAG GTATGACTCTGGTACCTTTGGGAACATTTGGCCTCTGGGAAGTGTCACCCTAAGCCTCCGTGGTCCATTTTCAACACAACCCATGATGGCTGCAGCTCTGCTTGATGACGTGTGTAACCCTGAAACTCAGATAACTCTGCTGGACATTCATTGGAAATATTCTTTCCCCATTCAGCCTTTCAAAGAGTCAATCAGGAGGATCag AAATCTGTCTCTCCATAACCTTTTGATGTCTGATGAAGCAACTGTCTCCCTAATGGCACTGATAGATGGAGTCCCGCTGAGATCCCTCTCCATAGTGGGTTTAACTCTGACAGGCGAGGGCAG GTGGATACATGCTAATTGGACAGATCTAAGAAGCATGGACGAGTTCTTCGTCAGTGATGTCACAATTTTGGATGTTTTGAAGTTTGCCATGACAGTACAGATAAAGTTTCTTCTTCAACACCAGAAGAAGTTATCCATCATAAACTCAAAG ATGTTCTTGTTATCCTGTTACCTTACCAAACTGATGGTGAACACACAATACTTGGATGTGTCCAACAACCTCCTGACGGACCTGACTCTGTCTTACATGGTGTGTGACGACGTAGAAACACTCCAGAAGCTCCGAGTTTTAAACATAAGTGGAAACCCTCTAAAG TCTTTGTCCGCATTGAGCCATCTGGCCACAAAGCTCACAAGACTAACCCACCTGGAGGTTAGCAGAACCGGCTACAGCTCCATGCCCCCTAGCTGCTCCTGGCCGTCCACTCTGAGGTACCTCAACATCTCCAGGGCTAAGCTAACCACCACCACCCCATGTCTACCAAAATCTCTGCAG GTGTTGGATCTCAGCTATAATGAGCTCAAAGAATTTGTGTTGGTGCTGCCATTTCTGAGAGAACTCCACCTCTCTGGGAACAAGTTCCTGAGGTTACCACCAGGGGGGAGCTACCCCAATCTGCAAACACTTACAATACAG TCAAACACCTTGAACATATTTGGCCTCTCAGACCTTCAGTCATACAGACGACTCGAGAACCTGGAGGCGGGTTATAACAAGTTTGTCTGCTCCTGTGAATTCGTCACCTTCCTACGATCACAACTTGTGGGAAGtggagatatcaaaataaaagacgGGAAGCATAGCTATGTTTGTGACTCCCCTCTCTACCTGCAGGGGATGGCAGTGGGTCAAGTTAACCTTTCTATTATCCAGTGCCAGCCAGTGTTGTTCGTATCTGTCAGCTGTGGGGTGGCCCTTTTTCTTGGGATGCTGCTTTCTGTCCTTCTCTGGCGATGCCACGCCTTCTGGTATCTGAAGATGACTTGGGCGTGGCTCAAGGCCAAGAGAGAATCCCAACAACGCCGGCgacaaaaaaacatggagggaTCAGAACCATTGTTGTCCTATGATGCATTTGTTTCCTACAGTGAAAGAGATGCTAGCTGGGTGGAAAACTTTCTGGTACCTGAGATGGAGGAGCAAAG TGATACAGACTCAGTGAATCCAACATCCCCATTGACTCTCTGTCTCCACAAGCGGGACTTTCTTCCTGGACACTGGATCATGGACAACATAATGACCGCCATTGAGCGCAGCCGTCGTGCTGTCTTTGTCCTCTCCGAGAACTTTGTCCAGTCTGACTGGTGCCGCTATGAGCTGGACTTCTCCCACTTCTGGCTGTTTGAAGCCGGTGGAGATGCTGCCATCTTGATCCTGCTGGAGCCCCTGTCCAAGGACGCCATCCCCAAACGTTTCTGCAAACTCCGCAAACTCATGAGCTCCACAACCTACCTGGAGTGGCCTCAGGAGGAGGACAGGAGGCCAGAGTTCTGGAGGAGTCTGCGCAATGCTCTGAAAAGAGACGATGAGCTGGAGAACTGA
- the LOC118561772 gene encoding uncharacterized protein LOC118561772 isoform X2: MKQTFTHRQAMVNDPVKSSEIFTTFPRFLDIKGMIEQDFSLMFGDDISARFLEKWPTHYRQKVLEQSRGLTQTSDLEDLLHNAESTTDELEMSSILLLIHLMPPSPHGRNKRPGKLSARQAIDHLVKFIKTGTSVEGHLDSITESRQPYLLAVGTQRSAIQKYFIVIDKHAIPCRSPDALASFDELFKAHFVFATSYNRDLANVYHFLQTAVYQIDAATTKVNPRVKEMRARMLH, translated from the exons ATGAAACAGACCTTCACCCATCGCCAAGCAATGGTTAATGACCCAGTAAAGTCCTCTGAAATATTTACCACCTTTCcaagatttcttgacatcaagGGAATG ATAGAGCAGGATTTCAGTCTGATGTTTGGTGATGACATCTCCGCAAGGTTCCTGGAGAAGTGGCCTACTCACTACAGGCAGAAAGTCCTTGAACAAAGTCGTGGCCTCACCCAGACAAGCGACCTTGAAGATCTCCTTCATAACGCAGAATCCACAACAGACGAACT TGAAATGTCATCCATCTTGCTCCTTATCCACCTCATGCCGCCATCACCTCATGGCCGCAACAAAAGACCAGGAAAGCTCTCTGCCAGACAAGCCATTGACCACCTTGTGAAATTTATCAAG ACTGGGACCAGTGTAGAGGGGCATCTGGACAGCATCACAGAGAGCCGTCAACCCTATCTGCTGGCTGTGGGGACCCAGAGGAGCGCCATACAAAAATACTTCATTGTGATTGACAAACATGCAATCCCATGTCGGTCACCAGATGCGCTTGCCTCTTTTGATGAACTTTTCAAAGCTCATTTCGTCTTCGCTACCTCGTACAACAGGGATCTGGCCAATGTCTACCACTTCTTGCAAACCGCTGTTTACCAGATTGATGCTGCTACAACTAAGGTGAATCCCAGGGTCAAAGAGATGAGAGCTCGGATGCTGCACTGA